In the genome of Yersinia enterocolitica, the window ATTGGTGCTTTAGATGATCGCTTTGATATCAGTGTAAAAATCCGTGCCTTTGTTCAGGCATTGGTGGGTATCGCCATGATGGTAGTCGCAGGGCTCTATTTGCGGAGCCTGGGACATGCTTTTGGTCCGTGGGAGATGTCATTAGGGCCATTTGGCTATGTCGTCACACTGTTCGCGGTGTGGGCAGCGATAAATGCTTTCAATATGGTGGATGGTATTGATGGTTTACTGGGGGGGTTGTCTTGTGTCTCCTTCGGTGCCATGGGTATTCTATTGTATCAAAGCGGGCTGATGGCATTGGCATTATGGTGCTTTGCCATGATAGCCGCTATCTTGCCTTATATTCTGTTAAACCTTGGGTTATTAGGGCGTCGCTATAAAGTCTTTATGGGTGATGCGGGCAGTACGCTAATTGGCTTCACCGCTATTTGGATGTTGCTGCAAACCACACAAGGGAATTCCCATCCGATTAACCCGGTGACTGCATTATGGATTATTGCAATTCCATTGATGGATATGATTGCCATCATGTACCGACGTTTACGTAAAGGAATGAGTCCTTTCTCACCAGACCGTCAACATATCCACCACTTGATTATGCGTGCCGGTTTTACCTCACGGCAGGCATTTGTCTTAATTACACTGGCGGCAGCGTTGTTAGCGGCGATTGGTGTTATTGGCGAAAGGCTGACATTTGTCCCTGAATGGGTGATGTTGGCATTATTCTTGCTTGCATTTCTGTTGTATGGCTACTGCATTAAACGAGCATGGCGTGTGGCACGTTTTATCAAACGGATGAAGCGTCGGATGCGTCGTGCATCGCAAAATAAGCATGAATCTTAACCTGAGGCTTTTAGGCAGTGATGAAACCAGAATCGATGTCGACTGATAAAACAGGGTCTACCCATAATGAGCCTACTGTGGATAACGAATTAGATATCCGCAGCCTGTTCCGTACTCTTTGGCGCGGTAAGGTGTGGATTATCGGTATGGCAATTCTTTTTGCTGCAATCGCGCTGGGTGTTTCCTATCTGGTGAAACAACAGTGGAGTGCAACAGCCATTACTGACCGGCCAACAGTCAATAATTTGGGTGGTTTTTATTCTCAGCAGCAGTTTTTACGTAATCTGGATACTCGCATCAATAGCGGAGTTGCCAGTGAGCAACCCGGTATCTCTGACGAAGCTTATGGTGAGTTTATTACCCAACTTGCGGCTTACGATACCCGTCGTGATTTCTGGCTGCAAAGTGATTACTACAAACAGCGTCTGGAAGGTGATGCCAAGGCTGATGCCGCATTACTGGATGAGCTGATAAACAATATTGTTTTCACCCCACGCGATGACAAGAAAATGCTGAATGACAGCATTAAATTGACGGCAGAAACGGCCAGTGATTCCAATAAATTACTCCGTGGTTATATTGATTTTGCCAGTCAGCGTGCAGCTAGCCATTTGAATGATGAGATTCAAGGGGCATGGGCGGCTCGTACTCAATCGATGAAAGCACAAGTTAAACGGCAAGAAGCGGTCGCTCAAGCGGTGTTTGATCGTGAAGTGACGGCAGTTAAGCAAGCATTGAAAGTCGCAGGTCAGCAAGGAATTAACCGAAACCAAACAGATACTCCGGCAGAGCAGTTACCAGATTCCAAGATGTTTATGCTGGGTAAACCGATGCTTGAAGCCCGTTTGGAAACATTACAGGCTACCGGACCAAGTTTTGATATTGATTACGATCAGAACCGTGCCATGCTGGCAACATTGAACGTCGGTCCAACGTTGGATAAAACGTTCCAGACATATCGCTACTTACGTACACCGGAAGATCCAGTTACCCGTGATAGTCCGCGCCGTATTTTCCTGCTGATTATGTGGGGTGCGATTGGTGCACTGGTTGGGGCTGGGGTGGTGTTGGTTCGTCGTACCAGTATACCAGCGTAATTCATTGGCGTTGCCGTCGGGTAAAACGGCCATGTAGCAGCGCCAGGTAAAAAGAGTATAAATCGTTAATGGGCGCATTGTGCGCCCAACTTGCAGGCGTTGTCTGCGGCTAACTGACCTTAAAGAGATTCACTGTGAAAGTGTTGACTGTTTTTGGCACCCGGCCTGAAGCCATTAAGATGGCTCCTCTGGTGCATGCCTTGGCTCAGGATGAAGCCTTTGAATCGAGAGTCTGCGTGACGGCCCAGCATCGCGAGATGCTGGATCAAGTGTTACGCTTATTTGAGATTCAACCGGACTATGATTTAAATATCATGAAACCGGGACAGGGATTGACGGAAATAACCTGCCGTATTTTGGAAGGGTTAAAGCCTGTTCTAGCAGAATTTAAGCCAGACGTTATTTTGGTTCATGGCGATACGACCACGACACTATCAACCAGCCTGGCAGCATTTTATCACCGTATTCCTGTCGGCCACGTCGAGGCTGGATTGCGCACAGGGAATCTCTATTCTCCGTGGCCGGAAGAGGCCAACCGTCAACTGACGGGGCATCTTGCTATGTACCATTTCGCGCCGACCGAGAATTCCCGCCAAAACCTGCTCCGTGAGATGGTACCGGCGAACCGCATTTTTGTCACCGGCAATACGGTGATCGATGCGCTGTTCTGGGTGCGGGATCGGGTGATGAATAACCCGGAGTTACGCTCCAGCCTGGCGCAACGCTACCCGTTCCTTGATACCAGTAAGAAGATGATTTTGGTCACGGGTCACCGTCGTGAGAGCTTTGGTGGTGGTTTTGAGCGGATTTGCAGTGCGTTAGCTGAAATTGCCCTTAAGCACCCCGAGGTGCAGGTGGTTTATCCGGTGCATCTCAACCCGAATGTCAGTGAGCCGGTCAATCGTATCTTGAAGGGTATTGATAATATCATTCTGATTGACCCGCAAGATTACTTGCCATTCGTTTATCTGATGAACCACGCTTACCTGATCCTGACCGATTCTGGCGGTATTCAGGAAGAAGCGCCTTCATTAGGTAAGCCGGTGCTGGTGATGCGTGATACCACCGAACGCCCGGAAGCAGTCGATTCCGGTACGGTTCTGTTGGTTGGCACTAATATTAATAAAATTGTCGATGCAGTGACCCGCTTGCTCACTGATGAAACTGCCTATCATCAAATGACACGGGCGCATAATCCTTACGGTGACGGGCATGCCTGTCAACGCATCCTTGAAGCTTTAAAGAATCATCAGGTGACGTTATGAGTTTTGAAACTATTTCTGTTATCGGTCTTGGGTACATTGGTCTGCCAACTGCTGCTGCTTTCGCGTCGCGCAAGAAGAAAGTGATTGGGGTTGATGTCAACGCCCATGCTGTTGAAACCATTAATCGCGGTGCTATCCATATCGTGGAGCCGGATTTAGATAAAGTGGTGAAGATTGCTGTTGAAGGCGGTTACCTGCAAGCGGTGACCAAACCGCTGGCAGCTGATGCGTTTCTTATTGCCGTACCGACACCGTTTAAAGGCGATCACGAACCGGATATGGTTTATGTTGAATCAGCCGCTAAATCTATCGCCCCAGTATTGAAAAAAGGTGATCTGGTCATTCTGGAATCCACCTCTCCAGTTGGTGCGACTGAACAAATGGCCCAATGGCTGGCTGAAGTGCGCCCGGATCTGAGCTTCCCACAGCAAGCCGGTGAAGATGCTGATATCAACATCGCCTACTGCCCTGAACGTGTGTTACCCGGTCAGGTCATGGTTGAACTGATTCAGAATGACCGCGTTATCGGTGGTATGACGCCGAAATGCTCCGCCCGTGCCAGTGAGTTGTATAAAATCTTCCTCGAAGGCGAATGTGTGGTGACTAACTCCCGCACCGCTGAGATGTGTAAGCTGACGGAAAACAGCTTCCGCGACGTTAACATTGCTTTTGCCAATGAGTTGTCACTGATTTGTGATGAGCAGGGCATCAATGTGTGGGAACTGATTCGCCTGGCGAACCGTCACCCACGCGTAAATATTTTGCAGCCAGGTCCAGGTGTGGGCGGTCACTGTATCGCGGTTGATCCATGGTTTATCGTTTCACAGAATCCACAATTGGCACGCTTGATCCACACGGCACGTTTGGTGAATGACGGCAAACCATTGTGGGTGGTGGATCGGGTTAAAGCCGCCGTTGCTGATTGTTTGGCTGCCACCAATAAGCGCGCCTCTGAAGTAAAAATTGCCTGCTTTGGCTTGGCATTTAAACCCAATATTGATGACCTGCGTGAAA includes:
- a CDS encoding UDP-N-acetyl-D-mannosamine dehydrogenase; translation: MSFETISVIGLGYIGLPTAAAFASRKKKVIGVDVNAHAVETINRGAIHIVEPDLDKVVKIAVEGGYLQAVTKPLAADAFLIAVPTPFKGDHEPDMVYVESAAKSIAPVLKKGDLVILESTSPVGATEQMAQWLAEVRPDLSFPQQAGEDADINIAYCPERVLPGQVMVELIQNDRVIGGMTPKCSARASELYKIFLEGECVVTNSRTAEMCKLTENSFRDVNIAFANELSLICDEQGINVWELIRLANRHPRVNILQPGPGVGGHCIAVDPWFIVSQNPQLARLIHTARLVNDGKPLWVVDRVKAAVADCLAATNKRASEVKIACFGLAFKPNIDDLRESPAVEIAHLIAEWHIGETLVVEPNVEQLPKSLAGHVTLKDTATALQQADVLVMLVDHRQFKAIKPEDVKQSWIVDTKGVWR
- a CDS encoding UDP-N-acetylglucosamine--undecaprenyl-phosphate N-acetylglucosaminephosphotransferase (catalyzes the formation of alpha-N-acetylglucosaminyl-pyrophosphoryl-undecaprenyl from alpha-N-acetylglucosaminyl 1-phosphate and the lipid carrier undecaprenyl phosphate) produces the protein MNLLTMSTEIFVIFLFSLAFLFVARKVAKKIGLVDKPNYRKRHQGLIPLVGGISVFAGICFTFLITNQQIPHFRLYLGCAGLLVFIGALDDRFDISVKIRAFVQALVGIAMMVVAGLYLRSLGHAFGPWEMSLGPFGYVVTLFAVWAAINAFNMVDGIDGLLGGLSCVSFGAMGILLYQSGLMALALWCFAMIAAILPYILLNLGLLGRRYKVFMGDAGSTLIGFTAIWMLLQTTQGNSHPINPVTALWIIAIPLMDMIAIMYRRLRKGMSPFSPDRQHIHHLIMRAGFTSRQAFVLITLAAALLAAIGVIGERLTFVPEWVMLALFLLAFLLYGYCIKRAWRVARFIKRMKRRMRRASQNKHES
- a CDS encoding UDP-N-acetylglucosamine 2-epimerase (non-hydrolyzing) gives rise to the protein MKVLTVFGTRPEAIKMAPLVHALAQDEAFESRVCVTAQHREMLDQVLRLFEIQPDYDLNIMKPGQGLTEITCRILEGLKPVLAEFKPDVILVHGDTTTTLSTSLAAFYHRIPVGHVEAGLRTGNLYSPWPEEANRQLTGHLAMYHFAPTENSRQNLLREMVPANRIFVTGNTVIDALFWVRDRVMNNPELRSSLAQRYPFLDTSKKMILVTGHRRESFGGGFERICSALAEIALKHPEVQVVYPVHLNPNVSEPVNRILKGIDNIILIDPQDYLPFVYLMNHAYLILTDSGGIQEEAPSLGKPVLVMRDTTERPEAVDSGTVLLVGTNINKIVDAVTRLLTDETAYHQMTRAHNPYGDGHACQRILEALKNHQVTL
- a CDS encoding ECA polysaccharide chain length modulation protein, whose translation is MSTDKTGSTHNEPTVDNELDIRSLFRTLWRGKVWIIGMAILFAAIALGVSYLVKQQWSATAITDRPTVNNLGGFYSQQQFLRNLDTRINSGVASEQPGISDEAYGEFITQLAAYDTRRDFWLQSDYYKQRLEGDAKADAALLDELINNIVFTPRDDKKMLNDSIKLTAETASDSNKLLRGYIDFASQRAASHLNDEIQGAWAARTQSMKAQVKRQEAVAQAVFDREVTAVKQALKVAGQQGINRNQTDTPAEQLPDSKMFMLGKPMLEARLETLQATGPSFDIDYDQNRAMLATLNVGPTLDKTFQTYRYLRTPEDPVTRDSPRRIFLLIMWGAIGALVGAGVVLVRRTSIPA